From one Culex quinquefasciatus strain JHB chromosome 3, VPISU_Cqui_1.0_pri_paternal, whole genome shotgun sequence genomic stretch:
- the LOC119770237 gene encoding uncharacterized protein LOC119770237: protein MRCTIERLTSFPIAWSSGLTFWVFPLQPRRLTAECKKLPLIGAAGGSETGPAEPGAEPEPETSAESEPSTATGARYGTITGKHLLRNHRLNQDRIQGPRCLPNRNRKALPSRDHPQKVPRNQNTESGTQIQDD from the exons ATGCGCTGCACGATCGAGAGGTTAACTAGTTTCCCG attGCCTGGAGTTCCGGATTAACTTTTTGGGTGTTTCCTTTGCAACCACGACGTCTAACGGCCGAGTGCAAAAAACTTCCGTTGATTGGCGCTGCTGGAGGTAGCGAAACGGGACCTGCAGAACCAGGGGCAGAACCCGAACCGGAAACGAGCGCAGAATCAGAGCCATCGACCGCCACCGGAGCCCGCTACGGAACTAT AACCGGAAAGCACCTGCTTCGGAACCATCGGCTGAACCAGGACCGCATCCAAGGCCCGAGGTGCCTTCCAAACCGGAACCGGAAAGCACTTCCGAGCCGGGATCATCCTCAGAAAGTACCTCGGAACCAGAATACAGAAAGCGGAACTCAAATCCAAGATGATTAA